The Terriglobia bacterium DNA window TGAGCGGGTCGCTGTTCCCGATTAAGGGAGCGTCGTTCTGGATTGCGTGGATCATGCGGGTGAATCCGCTGACCTACGGGACGGAAGGATTGCGGGCGCTGCTGTTCCCAGAGACGGCAACGTTCTCACTGACGCTGTGCCTTGCGGTTCTGATCGCGTTTACGGCGGTGATGTTCACGCTGTCGTTTGTGATGGCGAACCGGAGAACGACGAAGCCAGCCGCTTAGAACCAATTCACCACAGAGGCGCAGAGAACCTTATTCATCTTTTCTGTCGAGGCCAGTCCTTGAGTCGAATCTTCTTACTTTCACATTAGAATGCCTTCCTACATCGAAATCGCCCCCACGCTCGATGCCTTGCTCAATGGCACGGCGGCGGTGCTGCTTCTTACGGCAAGGTATTTCATCGGGCGCAAGAGAGTTCAGGTGCACAAGTGGGTAATGGTCGGGGCAGTCGGGATGTCGGCGCTATTCCTCGTGAATTACCTCACCTACCATGCGCTCATTCACGGGCCGAAGCATTTCACGGGGCAGGGCTGGATCCGACCGGTGTATTTCGGGATTCTTACCTCGCACACGATCCTGGCGGCGACAATTGTGCCGCTGGTGCTGATCACGCTGGGCCGCGGCTTGAAGCGCAGTGATCTGCGGCATCGGGCGATCGCACGGTGGACGTTTCCGCTGTGGTTGTATGTGTCGGTGACGGGCGTAGTGATCTACTTTATGCTGTATCGCCTTACATGACATCGGCAAATCGGGAAATCTGACAATCGGGAAAACGGCAACTGTAATGAAGCTTGACTGGGCGGATATCCAACACGCGCGTGCTTTTGTCAGGGAGAGTTTCCCGCCCACTCCGTTACAAGCGGCGGATTCCCTGAGCGACAATGCGAAACGGGTTTACCTGAAGAATGAGACAGGACTGCCGACCGGGTCCTTTAAGGTTCGCGGGGCACTGTTTGCGCTGCATGCGGAGACGAAGGTGCGGCCGGTGAAAGAAGTGGTCGCGGCGAGTACGGGAAATCATGGTGCGGCGGTGGCGTGGGCCGCACATCGCTCCGAAATACCGGCGGTAATCTTCCTTCCGAAGAACCCGAATCCGGTTAAACGCGGGCGGATTGCCGACCTCGGGGCGCGCATTGTCGAGGCCGGGGCAGACATCAGCGATGCGCTTGCTGCCGCGAGGGAGTACACGCTCAAAACGGGAGCCTTCATGCTGGATGACTCGACGAGTCCAGAGGTTCCGGCGGGTGCGGCAACGATTGGATATGAAATAGTCGAGCAACTGCCGAATGTCGCGGAGATATGGGTGCCGATGGGGGATACGGCATTGATCCGCGGCGTGGCAGCGGCGGCAAAGCATCTTCGTCCGAGCGTGCGCATGGTTGGCGTACAGGCGAAAAATGCTCCGTCGTATTACCTGTCGTGGAAAAAGGGCGAAGTCGTCGTCACGGAAACGTGCGACACCATCGCCGATGGACTCGCCACGCGCAGCCCGGTGAAGGAGAACGTGCTTGCGATCCGCGAACTGGTGGATGATGTTTGCCTGGTCAGCGAGGAGCAACTCCTTCAGGGAATCCGACATTTGCGGGAGCGCGAAGGCGTTCTCGCGGAACCGGCTGGAGCCGCTACAACGGCGGCATGGTTGGCGCATGCGGGGCAGTCGAGAACAGTAGAGTCCGTGCTGGTTGTAACCGGCGGAAACATCGCAGAAGAAGTTCTACGACAAGTCTCCTGACCCCTATTCCCCTGAGCCAAGTTTCAGTGCGCCTGGATTGCGGGCGTACCGCTGTTGAATCCGAACGGTGCTGCAAACAATTCCTGCCGCGGCAGCAGAGCGACATTTTCTCGTAATAATTTCATGGCCTCCTCGGCCGTCAGCGGTTTCCGGAAATAATAGCCCTGGATGTGGTCGCATTCTTGCTGTTGGAGGAAGTCGGCTTGTGCATCGGTTTCGACGCCTTCGGCGGTTACCTGCAAGTGTAGCCGCTTTGCGATGCTGATGATCGCTGAGGTGATTGCGGCGTCGTCGGCATTTTCGGGGACGTTGCGAATGAACGAGCGGTCGATCTTGAGTTTGCCGACGGGGAACTGCCGCAGGTAGCTGAGGCTGGAGTAACCGGTCCCAAAATCATCGATGGTGAGCCCGAGCCCCATCTGCTTGAGGTTGTAGAGCGTGCGAGAGATGGCATCGGTTTCGGAGAGCAATACGCTCTCGGTGAGTTCGAGTTCAAGGAACTGCGGGGCTAAGCCGGATTCAGCCAGAATCCGTTCGATCACGTATTGAAATCCTTTCTGACGGAACTGCACGGCCGAGACGTTGACGGCGACGGGGACGGGAATACCTTCGGATTGCCAGCGTCGGGCTTCCTTGCAGGCGGCGCGGAGTACCCATTCTCCGAGTGGCATGATGAGACCGGAGTTTTCCGCGATTCGTATGAACTTATCCGGGGGGATGAGACCCATGATGGGGTGCATCCAGCGAACGAGCGCCTCGAACCCGATGATCCGGCCGGTGGCGATATCAACTTGAGGCTGATACATCAGGAAGAACTGATTTGTCTCAAAGGCCTGGCCCAGGAACCGCTCCAGGGTCATGCGTTCAACGACCTGGGCATTCATTTCGTCGGTGAATATACGGAAGGTGTTGCGTCCGCTTTCTTTCGCCGAATACATTGCCTCTTCGGCGTTCTTGATGAGAGTGTCGATGTCTCGTCCCTGGTCGGGGAAGATGCTGATGCCGATGCTGCAACTCGTGGTGAGGACGTGGCCGTCGATGTTGAATTCGGATGAAAGCGCGCGCACCAGGCGACCGGCGACGATAGCCGCATCGGAAAATTCGCGAACGGCGGAGAGCGCGATCAGGAACTCATCTCCGCCAACGCGAGCGACGGTATCCTGTTCGCGGCTCCATTGATTGAGGCGTTCGGCCACTTGTTGCAGGAGATGATCACCAACGGTGTGACCTAGCGAGTCGTTGATTATCCTAAAGCGGTCGAGATCGATAAAAAAAACGGCGACTTTCTCGTGCCGCCGGCGGGCCGAGGCCAGCGCGACATTGAGACGATCGCGGAGCAGCATGCGGTTAGGCAAGCCGGTCAGGACATCGTAGTAGGCCAGGTATTGCGCCTGCT harbors:
- a CDS encoding pyridoxal-phosphate dependent enzyme — protein: MKLDWADIQHARAFVRESFPPTPLQAADSLSDNAKRVYLKNETGLPTGSFKVRGALFALHAETKVRPVKEVVAASTGNHGAAVAWAAHRSEIPAVIFLPKNPNPVKRGRIADLGARIVEAGADISDALAAAREYTLKTGAFMLDDSTSPEVPAGAATIGYEIVEQLPNVAEIWVPMGDTALIRGVAAAAKHLRPSVRMVGVQAKNAPSYYLSWKKGEVVVTETCDTIADGLATRSPVKENVLAIRELVDDVCLVSEEQLLQGIRHLREREGVLAEPAGAATTAAWLAHAGQSRTVESVLVVTGGNIAEEVLRQVS
- a CDS encoding DUF420 domain-containing protein, with protein sequence MPSYIEIAPTLDALLNGTAAVLLLTARYFIGRKRVQVHKWVMVGAVGMSALFLVNYLTYHALIHGPKHFTGQGWIRPVYFGILTSHTILAATIVPLVLITLGRGLKRSDLRHRAIARWTFPLWLYVSVTGVVIYFMLYRLT
- a CDS encoding EAL domain-containing protein: MNSIVCRLEERSADPANDGNTEYLEGTVKDITDRKLALQQAQYLAYYDVLTGLPNRMLLRDRLNVALASARRRHEKVAVFFIDLDRFRIINDSLGHTVGDHLLQQVAERLNQWSREQDTVARVGGDEFLIALSAVREFSDAAIVAGRLVRALSSEFNIDGHVLTTSCSIGISIFPDQGRDIDTLIKNAEEAMYSAKESGRNTFRIFTDEMNAQVVERMTLERFLGQAFETNQFFLMYQPQVDIATGRIIGFEALVRWMHPIMGLIPPDKFIRIAENSGLIMPLGEWVLRAACKEARRWQSEGIPVPVAVNVSAVQFRQKGFQYVIERILAESGLAPQFLELELTESVLLSETDAISRTLYNLKQMGLGLTIDDFGTGYSSLSYLRQFPVGKLKIDRSFIRNVPENADDAAITSAIISIAKRLHLQVTAEGVETDAQADFLQQQECDHIQGYYFRKPLTAEEAMKLLRENVALLPRQELFAAPFGFNSGTPAIQAH